One Glaciihabitans arcticus DNA window includes the following coding sequences:
- a CDS encoding peptidoglycan D,D-transpeptidase FtsI family protein, which produces MNKELKRVSTVVLLMFLALFVSTSVIQVASVDSLKADPRNSRTLYDSFSAERGPILVDGVAIAESTPVDDAFSYLRTYSNGPLYAPVTGYFTLNQGNTGVEGSLNDYLSGSANEQFLNKLYGIITGQDPKGAAVETTIDASVQQAAWDALGSNSGAVVAIVPQTGEILAMVSKESFDPNLLAVHKTSEVIASYEALSADAGKPLVNRAIGGDLYPPGSVFKIIMTAAALESGEYTPESEFPNPPRLTLPESSNVIRNAGGSNCGGGENASIATALRLSCNIPFAQLGLALGNERVRDMAEGFGFGTSFDLPMASTPSQYPQTASDAEQMLSSFGQASDRVTPLQMAMVSAAVANGGTVMQPTVVEKILGPDLTVLQQFEPTVFNNPISPENADIIKQMMVDGVANGAASNARISGVDVGGKTGTAENGGSRPYTLWFTGFAPADNPQVAVAVVVENGGGLGQSAFGNQIAAPIAKKVIEAVLSR; this is translated from the coding sequence GTGAACAAGGAACTCAAGCGCGTGAGTACCGTGGTGCTGCTCATGTTCCTCGCGCTGTTCGTGTCGACAAGCGTCATCCAGGTCGCCAGCGTCGACTCCCTCAAGGCCGACCCGCGCAACTCGCGCACCCTGTACGACAGCTTCTCGGCCGAGCGCGGTCCGATCCTCGTCGACGGCGTCGCGATCGCCGAGTCGACCCCGGTCGACGACGCGTTCTCGTACCTGCGCACCTACTCGAACGGCCCGCTGTACGCGCCGGTCACCGGCTACTTCACCCTCAACCAGGGCAACACCGGCGTTGAGGGATCCCTCAACGACTACCTGAGCGGGTCGGCGAACGAGCAGTTCCTCAACAAGCTCTACGGCATCATCACCGGGCAGGATCCGAAGGGCGCTGCGGTCGAGACGACCATCGACGCCTCCGTGCAGCAGGCGGCGTGGGATGCGCTCGGCAGCAACAGTGGAGCGGTGGTGGCCATCGTCCCGCAGACGGGTGAGATCCTCGCGATGGTCTCGAAGGAATCCTTCGACCCGAACCTGCTCGCCGTGCACAAGACCTCCGAGGTCATCGCCAGCTACGAAGCGCTCAGCGCCGACGCCGGCAAGCCGCTCGTCAATCGCGCGATCGGCGGCGACCTGTACCCGCCCGGGTCGGTGTTCAAGATCATCATGACCGCGGCCGCGCTCGAGAGCGGCGAATACACCCCAGAGTCCGAGTTCCCGAACCCTCCGCGCCTGACCCTGCCGGAGAGCAGCAACGTCATCCGCAATGCCGGCGGCAGCAACTGCGGTGGGGGCGAGAACGCGTCCATCGCGACCGCCCTGCGACTGTCGTGCAACATCCCCTTCGCTCAACTGGGACTCGCGCTCGGCAACGAGCGCGTTCGGGACATGGCGGAGGGCTTCGGATTCGGCACCTCGTTCGACCTGCCCATGGCGTCCACGCCGAGCCAGTACCCGCAGACCGCGAGCGACGCCGAGCAGATGCTCTCCTCGTTCGGCCAGGCGAGCGACCGCGTCACCCCCCTGCAAATGGCAATGGTCTCGGCCGCTGTCGCGAACGGAGGCACAGTCATGCAGCCCACAGTCGTCGAGAAGATCCTCGGCCCCGACCTGACCGTGCTGCAGCAGTTCGAGCCCACGGTCTTCAACAATCCGATCAGCCCCGAGAACGCCGACATCATCAAGCAGATGATGGTCGACGGGGTCGCCAACGGGGCCGCGAGTAATGCGAGAATTAGCGGGGTCGACGTGGGTGGAAAGACCGGTACAGCCGAGAACGGCGGCTCGCGGCCGTACACACTCTGGTTCACCGGTTTCGCTCCCGCTGACAACCCGCAGGTAGCGGTTGCCGTTGTCGTGGAGAACGGCGGCGGCCTCGGCCAGTCGGCGTTCGGAAACCAGATCGCAGCTCCAATAGCAAAGAAAGTCATAGAGGCGGTGCTAAGCAGATGA